Proteins encoded in a region of the Deltaproteobacteria bacterium RBG_16_64_85 genome:
- a CDS encoding anthranilate synthase component I, whose translation MRICPTKEEFQSHARTFSVIPVWQEFHADLDTPVSAYLKISARFPDDHFLLESVEGGEKWARYSFIGFDPYLRVRADGNRVAIRKGEVESVRALDGDPLKELAGILSGIRYQQATGLPRLSGGAVGFIGYDYVRHIEKIPDTHPAEGAPDALFLFPSRLVIFDNVKHTILIVAHGEVTETGREEEAYERCCLSIEEVRRILQGPLPWSEIPRGRDTGNPVFDVPRDAFLSCVRKAKEYIRDGEIIQVVLSNRARMRTDRSPSEVYRVLRALNPSPYMYLLKTGDLSIVGSSPEILVRLEGDLVQLRPIAGTRPRGATPEEDRRLETDLLSDPKEIAEHVMLVDLGRNDVGRVAEWGTVKVDEMMAVERYSHVMHIVSNVVGRLRKGLSAFDVLRAAFPAGTVTGAPKVRAMEIIEELEPFRRGIYAGAVGYFDLQGSMDFCITIRTIVMWGGEAVIQAGAGIVADSDPEKEWEEIRSKARVLFRAIGVDEEGRGRA comes from the coding sequence ATGAGGATCTGTCCGACGAAAGAGGAGTTTCAATCCCACGCAAGGACGTTCTCCGTCATCCCCGTCTGGCAGGAGTTTCACGCCGATCTCGACACTCCGGTCTCCGCCTATCTGAAGATCTCGGCGAGGTTCCCGGACGACCACTTCCTCCTGGAGAGCGTCGAAGGCGGCGAGAAGTGGGCGAGGTACTCCTTCATCGGGTTTGATCCTTACCTTCGGGTTCGCGCGGACGGGAACAGGGTGGCGATCCGGAAGGGGGAGGTCGAGAGCGTTCGGGCGCTGGACGGGGATCCCCTGAAGGAATTGGCGGGGATCCTCTCCGGGATCCGGTACCAGCAGGCGACAGGTCTGCCGAGGCTTTCGGGAGGAGCGGTGGGCTTCATTGGCTATGACTACGTCCGGCACATCGAGAAGATCCCCGACACCCACCCCGCCGAAGGGGCGCCTGACGCGCTTTTCCTCTTCCCTTCCCGGCTGGTCATCTTCGACAACGTGAAGCACACGATCCTCATCGTCGCGCACGGCGAAGTGACGGAAACGGGGAGAGAGGAGGAAGCCTACGAACGCTGCTGCCTCTCCATCGAGGAGGTGCGCCGCATCCTGCAGGGGCCGCTCCCCTGGTCGGAGATCCCCCGCGGGCGCGATACGGGGAACCCCGTCTTCGACGTCCCACGCGATGCGTTCCTCTCGTGCGTTCGGAAGGCGAAGGAGTATATCCGGGACGGGGAGATCATCCAGGTCGTGCTCTCCAACCGGGCGCGCATGCGGACGGACCGCTCACCCTCGGAGGTCTATCGGGTGCTCCGCGCGCTGAATCCGTCGCCCTACATGTACCTGCTGAAGACAGGGGATTTGTCCATCGTCGGCTCCTCGCCGGAAATCCTCGTCCGCCTGGAAGGGGACCTGGTCCAGCTGCGGCCGATCGCGGGGACCCGCCCCCGGGGGGCCACGCCCGAGGAAGACCGGCGCCTGGAAACGGATCTTTTGTCCGACCCCAAGGAGATCGCCGAGCACGTGATGCTCGTAGACCTGGGCCGCAACGACGTCGGGCGCGTGGCGGAATGGGGAACGGTGAAGGTGGACGAGATGATGGCGGTGGAGAGGTATTCCCATGTAATGCACATCGTCTCGAACGTGGTCGGCCGGTTACGAAAGGGACTTTCCGCCTTCGACGTCCTCCGCGCCGCCTTCCCCGCCGGGACGGTGACCGGCGCCCCCAAAGTGCGGGCCATGGAAATCATCGAGGAGCTGGAGCCGTTCCGAAGGGGTATCTATGCGGGCGCGGTGGGGTATTTCGACCTCCAGGGGAGCATGGACTTCTGCATCACGATTCGCACCATCGTGATGTGGGGCGGCGAGGCCGTGATCCAGGCCGGCGCCGGGATCGTCGCCGATTCGGACCCGGAAAAGGAGTGGGAGGAGATCCGGAGCAAGGCGCGGGTCCTCTTCCGCGCGATCGGGGTCGACGAGGAGGGGAGGGGACGCGCGTGA
- a CDS encoding anthranilate phosphoribosyltransferase has protein sequence MIAVIDNYDSFTYNLVQYLCELGAEVNVFRNDAISVPDLAARNPAGIVISPGPGGPDDAGISLDAIRAFSDRVPILGVCLGHQCIGQAFGGKVVHAQALMHGKTSRIHHNGKGIFSLLENPLTATRYHSLALERASLPPELEVSAESSDGEVMGVRHVSRPIFGVQFHPESILTQYGMRILENFLSLIDPQQPVLRCFRNIREAISETAAGKDLSSDGMRDAMRMIMEGEATPSQIASFLSVLSMKGETTTEIAAATDVMRQKAIRIHSPPGEDVLDTCGTGGDRAGTFNISTTVAFVAAGAGIRVAKHGNRSVTSRAGSADVLEALGMDLSASVPDVQKALDEAGITFMFAPKFHAAMKYAIGPRREIGIRTIFNILGPLSNPAGVNCQMVGVFSEELGETYARVLAELGHRRAFVVHGTDGMDEVTLSAPTIVWDVRKGVVKRYLFDPRSVGFEYASLQDLKGGDAATNAGILKGILSGAKGPGRQATLLNAAFAIVAGGKAEDVREGIEKSALSIDSGAAMSRLNAFLDILGTKAA, from the coding sequence GTGATCGCCGTCATCGACAATTACGATTCGTTCACCTACAACCTCGTGCAGTACCTGTGCGAGCTGGGAGCGGAGGTCAACGTTTTCCGCAACGACGCGATTTCCGTCCCGGACCTTGCCGCGAGGAACCCCGCCGGGATCGTCATTTCCCCCGGCCCGGGAGGCCCGGACGACGCAGGAATCTCTCTCGACGCGATCCGCGCTTTCTCGGACCGCGTTCCCATCCTCGGGGTCTGCCTCGGCCACCAGTGCATCGGGCAGGCCTTCGGGGGGAAGGTCGTCCATGCACAGGCGCTCATGCACGGCAAGACCTCCCGGATCCATCACAACGGGAAGGGGATCTTCTCCCTGCTCGAAAACCCGTTGACCGCGACGCGTTACCACTCGCTCGCGCTGGAGAGGGCTTCGCTGCCGCCCGAACTGGAGGTCAGCGCGGAGTCCTCGGACGGCGAGGTCATGGGAGTGCGCCACGTTTCGCGCCCGATCTTCGGGGTCCAGTTCCACCCCGAGTCGATCCTCACGCAGTACGGCATGCGGATCCTCGAGAATTTCCTCTCCCTCATCGACCCGCAGCAGCCGGTTCTCCGGTGCTTCCGCAACATCCGAGAGGCGATCTCGGAGACGGCGGCGGGAAAGGATCTCTCCTCCGACGGCATGCGCGACGCCATGCGGATGATCATGGAAGGGGAGGCGACACCCTCGCAGATCGCCTCCTTCCTCTCGGTACTCTCGATGAAGGGGGAAACGACCACGGAGATCGCAGCGGCCACCGACGTCATGCGGCAGAAGGCGATTCGCATCCACTCCCCTCCGGGGGAAGATGTCCTGGACACCTGCGGGACCGGCGGGGACCGCGCCGGGACCTTCAACATTTCCACGACGGTGGCGTTCGTCGCCGCGGGGGCCGGGATACGCGTGGCCAAGCACGGCAACCGGTCCGTGACCAGCAGGGCGGGGAGCGCCGACGTCCTGGAGGCCCTGGGAATGGACCTCTCCGCGTCCGTGCCCGACGTGCAGAAGGCGCTCGACGAGGCCGGGATCACCTTCATGTTCGCACCGAAATTCCACGCCGCCATGAAATACGCCATCGGACCGCGCCGCGAGATCGGAATCCGGACGATTTTCAACATCCTGGGACCTTTGAGCAACCCCGCCGGGGTGAACTGCCAGATGGTGGGGGTGTTCAGCGAGGAACTGGGGGAGACGTACGCACGCGTCCTGGCGGAGTTGGGACACCGGCGTGCATTTGTCGTCCACGGGACCGACGGGATGGACGAGGTCACCCTGTCCGCCCCCACGATCGTATGGGATGTCCGGAAGGGAGTCGTGAAGCGGTATTTATTCGACCCGAGGTCGGTCGGATTCGAATACGCCTCCCTCCAGGACTTGAAGGGGGGAGACGCGGCCACGAACGCAGGAATCCTCAAAGGGATCCTTTCGGGAGCGAAGGGGCCTGGACGCCAGGCGACTCTTCTCAACGCGGCGTTTGCCATCGTCGCCGGCGGGAAAGCCGAGGACGTCCGGGAAGGCATCGAGAAATCGGCCCTGTCGATCGACTCGGGGGCGGCGATGTCCCGGCTGAATGCGTTTCTCGATATCCTCGGGACCAAAGCGGCGTAG